A stretch of Spirosoma oryzicola DNA encodes these proteins:
- a CDS encoding alpha-2-macroglobulin family protein translates to MRSRILRFSRLLFPVFILVFFLINCSRLPFNEVTVVGRNFDDEVQQTQNLTFSFNKNIGPTNQLDQWDSTQYVRFIPAVRGKFKWTSPNELVFSPAAAFDPATDYRAELTDDLLKRSDKKDLAISGDEITFHTPYLQLTSTESWWAKSRETGQPVAKTRLNFNYAVSAAEVAGKLTVLADEKKLAAQVSPSETQNNVALTLADAPALKNEQPLTVKLDKGVKVPNTAYTSKEVIEATGTLPSRYRIDIADVQTSFENTQGVVRVITTQELQPGELSQYYTIQPQVETSAELTENGFVIRGNFSETDTYVLTLTDQIRGTLGTKLDEPVTRDLFFGKMPASIQFANRKALYLSSNGARNVGLQIVNVPKVQVRIAKVYENNILNYLRSNRYEEYAPNANGEWKPSGQFNYGDDEPGDLSDVLVNKTIETTDLPKVRGVSALNLALPDAAQPNGNGNPFRGVYLVTVGSKDEAYMRASQLVSVSDIGLVARQTNDEILVWANSIRTAEPLQGVDITLISSNNQSVYTLKTDGSGFARFDKITEKAPGFKIALITARTTDSDFNFMFLPDTQVETSRFEVEGKRDNPSGFDAFVYGDRDIYRPGETIHFNTIIRSQTWQSVGEIPVLIRLLLPNGRELRVFRKTTNKQGAVTTDVPLDPAAVTGSYTIEVLNANNVLLTSQTVSVEEFIPDRIKVDLLTDRTSYKSGQTLTLSATALNLFGPPASDRAYEMELQLKRKVFAPKGFEDYSFTIPNETTFPKELRQGRTNANGQATERFQFPALYQDIGLLEGKLFVTVFDENGRPVNRLRRFDVLTQDTFFGIRLPDRYVATNAPVAADLIALDPAGTVHSSASALVEVIRYDYQTVIEKKNEQIRYTTKRREKTVYTNTLLFRAGKAQFRYVPTVSGEYEIRVRRAAGSGNATNYMATTFYAYGYGSTSASSFEVSQEGQVLMTLDKPVYQTGDKAKVLLKTPFDGKLLVTVERNKVLEHHWLTTSNKSAEWSFAIGAEHLPNVYVTATLIRAIDGANLPLTVAHGFASLSVEDADTKLPVTITAAAQSRSKTKQTIRIKTARNAQVTVAVVDEGILQLKNFKTPDPHGFYYQKRALEVGSHDLYALLYPELSLRSSSSVGGDGYDLERRVNPLSNGRVKLVALWSGILDAGLNGEAEFTIDIPQFSGDLRVMAVAYKDNAFGSANSNIKVADPIVISAGVPRFLTPGDQIELPVNLSNTTKQPAVVTARISLTGPLIADSLTTRKLTIQPGRESRSTFRISAKQAIGPGAITVTVDGLGETFTEKTDVTVRPAASLQKTTLSGAVASGKTTTLKLASDFLPGTAQASVSLSRSPVVQYGKELSYLLGYPHGCIEQTISKAFPQLYFADLTKQFGPNTYFVRNGDSDLNPSTNVRQAVQKVEGLQAANGGFSMWPGQTEIDEWATAYAVHFLSEAQEAGYEVRGSVLSSAIDHLTTFTNNPSTENAVTFDESGGRTVKKVASRTAIYALYTLAVAGKPNRSAMNYYKQNAGSLTPDSRYLLASAYFRIGDTRSFTALLPKQYTDNTTSRQTGGSYASPLRNLALVLDALVDTDRDNLQIPTLARQLSSALRQSSYLNTQEAAFAFLALGKLARQTATSTATATLAAGGASLGTMNSGFLTIKRVPTNQPLLLTAKGSGSVYYFAQSEGVPVNHPIADEDKGLQVRRTYLDRDGNPLSTIRQNDLVVVKITLASANGLNVENVVITDLLPAGLEVENPRLTEQRDMPWLKNPAKPDHFDLRDDRINFYTSASGTEQTFYYLARAVTKGRFVLGPVSADAMYNGEYRSYNGAGVIVVR, encoded by the coding sequence ATGCGTTCCCGGATTCTACGTTTTAGCAGATTACTTTTCCCCGTATTTATTCTCGTTTTTTTTCTCATCAACTGCTCCCGGTTACCGTTCAATGAAGTTACGGTTGTAGGCCGCAACTTTGACGACGAGGTACAGCAAACGCAGAACCTTACCTTTTCCTTTAACAAAAACATCGGGCCAACGAATCAACTCGACCAGTGGGATTCGACGCAATACGTTCGCTTTATACCCGCCGTTCGGGGCAAGTTTAAATGGACAAGTCCGAATGAGCTGGTTTTTTCACCCGCTGCCGCCTTCGATCCTGCAACGGATTACCGCGCTGAATTAACCGACGATCTGCTGAAACGGTCGGACAAAAAAGACCTGGCCATTTCGGGCGATGAGATCACGTTCCACACGCCATATCTGCAATTGACCAGTACCGAAAGCTGGTGGGCAAAATCGCGGGAGACGGGCCAGCCGGTAGCGAAAACCCGACTCAACTTCAACTACGCTGTTAGTGCCGCTGAGGTAGCGGGGAAGTTAACCGTCCTGGCCGACGAGAAAAAACTAGCCGCGCAGGTTTCGCCCAGTGAAACGCAGAACAATGTCGCTTTAACACTGGCCGATGCCCCGGCCCTGAAGAATGAGCAGCCACTGACGGTAAAACTGGATAAAGGCGTTAAAGTACCAAACACGGCTTACACCAGTAAGGAAGTTATCGAAGCTACCGGTACGCTCCCCTCCCGCTACCGGATCGATATTGCCGATGTGCAGACCAGCTTTGAAAATACGCAGGGTGTCGTCCGTGTCATCACCACCCAGGAGCTTCAACCCGGTGAGCTTAGCCAGTATTACACCATCCAGCCGCAGGTCGAAACAAGCGCAGAACTGACCGAAAACGGGTTTGTCATTCGGGGCAATTTCAGCGAAACTGACACCTATGTTCTGACGCTTACCGATCAGATACGGGGAACGCTGGGCACTAAACTCGATGAACCCGTTACGCGGGATTTGTTTTTCGGGAAAATGCCCGCCAGTATTCAGTTCGCCAACCGAAAAGCCCTGTACTTATCGTCGAACGGTGCGCGTAATGTCGGCCTGCAAATTGTGAACGTGCCCAAGGTACAGGTCAGGATTGCTAAAGTCTACGAAAACAACATCCTCAATTACCTCCGCTCGAACCGCTACGAGGAATACGCACCAAACGCCAACGGCGAATGGAAACCCTCCGGTCAGTTCAATTACGGCGATGACGAACCCGGCGACCTCAGCGATGTGCTGGTCAACAAAACTATCGAGACGACTGATCTACCGAAAGTGCGGGGTGTATCGGCCTTAAATCTGGCGCTCCCGGACGCGGCCCAGCCGAATGGGAATGGGAATCCATTTCGGGGCGTGTATTTAGTAACGGTTGGCTCGAAAGACGAAGCTTACATGCGGGCAAGCCAGCTCGTGTCTGTGTCCGACATTGGACTGGTAGCCCGACAGACAAACGACGAGATACTGGTTTGGGCCAATTCTATTCGTACGGCCGAACCGTTGCAGGGCGTGGACATAACACTCATCAGTAGCAACAACCAATCGGTTTATACGCTTAAAACCGACGGCAGTGGTTTCGCCCGGTTCGATAAAATAACCGAAAAAGCGCCCGGCTTCAAGATTGCCCTGATCACCGCCCGGACAACCGACAGCGACTTCAACTTTATGTTTTTGCCCGATACGCAGGTCGAAACATCACGCTTCGAGGTGGAAGGCAAACGGGATAACCCATCGGGCTTCGATGCTTTTGTGTACGGCGATCGCGACATTTACCGACCCGGCGAGACGATTCATTTCAATACCATCATCCGGTCACAAACCTGGCAAAGCGTTGGCGAGATACCAGTGCTGATCCGTCTGCTGCTGCCCAATGGCCGCGAATTACGCGTTTTTCGGAAAACAACCAATAAACAAGGTGCCGTTACAACCGATGTTCCACTCGACCCGGCGGCTGTAACGGGTAGTTACACGATTGAAGTTCTCAACGCCAACAATGTGTTACTCACTTCTCAGACAGTCAGCGTTGAAGAATTCATACCGGACCGCATCAAGGTAGACTTGCTCACCGATCGAACCAGTTACAAATCCGGCCAAACGTTGACGCTTTCTGCAACCGCGCTGAACCTGTTCGGACCACCCGCTTCTGACCGGGCCTACGAGATGGAGTTGCAACTAAAGCGGAAAGTGTTCGCGCCAAAAGGGTTTGAGGACTATTCGTTTACCATTCCAAACGAGACGACGTTCCCGAAAGAGCTTCGCCAGGGACGCACCAACGCCAACGGACAGGCCACCGAACGCTTTCAGTTTCCGGCTTTATACCAGGATATTGGGTTGCTCGAAGGCAAACTGTTCGTGACGGTTTTTGACGAAAATGGCCGTCCGGTCAACCGGCTCCGTCGCTTCGACGTGCTAACCCAGGACACGTTTTTCGGCATCCGGCTCCCGGATCGGTACGTGGCGACCAACGCCCCCGTTGCTGCTGATCTGATTGCGCTCGATCCTGCCGGGACGGTGCACTCGTCGGCTTCGGCACTCGTTGAAGTGATTCGCTACGATTATCAGACCGTGATCGAAAAGAAAAACGAGCAGATTCGGTACACGACCAAACGGCGCGAAAAGACGGTGTACACCAACACCTTACTTTTTAGGGCGGGAAAAGCCCAATTTCGCTACGTACCAACGGTTTCGGGCGAATACGAAATACGGGTCCGTCGGGCGGCTGGTTCGGGGAATGCGACGAACTACATGGCGACAACGTTTTACGCGTATGGCTACGGCAGCACCTCGGCTTCTTCGTTTGAGGTTAGTCAGGAAGGGCAAGTGCTGATGACGCTCGATAAACCCGTTTACCAAACCGGCGACAAAGCAAAAGTCTTGCTCAAGACGCCCTTCGACGGTAAACTGCTGGTTACGGTTGAGCGGAACAAGGTACTTGAGCACCACTGGCTAACGACGAGCAACAAATCAGCGGAGTGGAGCTTTGCTATCGGAGCTGAACACTTACCTAATGTGTACGTAACGGCAACGCTTATTCGGGCCATCGACGGCGCTAATCTACCCTTGACGGTAGCGCATGGTTTTGCTTCACTATCCGTGGAAGACGCCGACACCAAATTGCCCGTAACGATTACGGCGGCCGCGCAGTCTCGTTCGAAAACGAAGCAGACGATCCGAATCAAAACCGCCCGTAATGCGCAGGTGACGGTAGCCGTAGTCGATGAAGGAATTTTGCAGCTTAAAAACTTTAAAACACCCGATCCACACGGCTTTTACTACCAGAAACGCGCGCTTGAAGTAGGCAGCCACGACTTGTACGCCTTGCTTTACCCTGAACTTTCGTTGCGGTCATCGTCAAGCGTGGGGGGCGACGGCTACGATCTCGAACGACGGGTGAATCCGCTCAGCAATGGCCGCGTAAAACTGGTTGCTCTATGGAGCGGCATTCTGGATGCGGGCCTGAATGGCGAAGCCGAGTTCACAATCGATATTCCGCAGTTTTCCGGCGATTTACGAGTCATGGCCGTCGCTTATAAAGACAACGCGTTTGGGTCAGCAAATAGCAACATCAAGGTAGCCGATCCGATTGTGATCAGTGCAGGCGTACCTCGTTTTCTGACGCCCGGCGATCAGATTGAATTGCCCGTCAATTTGAGTAACACGACCAAACAGCCCGCTGTGGTTACCGCCCGGATTAGCCTAACCGGCCCGCTTATTGCCGATAGCCTGACTACGCGGAAACTGACGATTCAACCCGGTCGCGAAAGTCGTAGTACGTTCCGAATCTCAGCGAAACAAGCGATTGGTCCCGGCGCGATAACAGTAACCGTTGATGGCCTGGGCGAAACGTTCACCGAAAAAACCGACGTAACGGTTCGACCAGCGGCTTCTTTGCAGAAAACAACCTTGTCGGGAGCAGTAGCCAGCGGAAAAACCACGACGTTGAAACTAGCAAGTGATTTTCTGCCCGGAACGGCCCAGGCAAGCGTTTCGTTAAGCCGTTCGCCGGTAGTGCAGTACGGGAAAGAGCTATCCTACTTGCTCGGTTATCCACACGGCTGTATTGAGCAAACCATCTCGAAAGCGTTTCCGCAGCTTTACTTTGCCGACCTGACAAAACAGTTTGGCCCAAACACCTACTTCGTCCGCAACGGCGATAGTGATCTGAATCCGTCAACCAACGTCAGACAGGCCGTTCAAAAAGTAGAAGGCTTACAAGCAGCAAACGGTGGTTTCTCGATGTGGCCGGGTCAAACAGAGATCGATGAGTGGGCAACGGCCTACGCCGTGCATTTTCTGAGTGAAGCGCAGGAAGCAGGTTATGAAGTACGCGGTTCCGTCTTGAGTTCGGCTATCGATCACCTGACTACGTTCACGAATAACCCGTCTACCGAAAATGCGGTTACCTTTGACGAGTCTGGCGGCAGAACGGTAAAGAAAGTAGCTAGTCGGACTGCTATCTACGCGTTATATACGCTGGCGGTGGCCGGAAAACCGAACCGCTCGGCCATGAATTACTACAAACAAAACGCCGGTTCGCTAACCCCCGATAGCCGTTACCTGTTGGCGTCAGCTTATTTCCGGATTGGTGACACCCGCAGTTTCACAGCTTTGTTGCCGAAGCAATACACCGACAATACGACCAGTCGGCAAACAGGCGGTAGCTATGCGTCACCATTGCGCAACCTCGCTCTCGTACTTGACGCATTAGTAGACACCGACCGGGATAATCTGCAAATTCCGACGCTGGCCCGGCAGTTGTCCAGTGCGCTTCGGCAGTCCAGCTACCTTAACACGCAGGAAGCTGCCTTTGCTTTTCTGGCGTTGGGTAAACTAGCTCGTCAAACCGCGACGAGCACCGCAACGGCAACACTGGCGGCTGGCGGTGCATCGCTGGGCACCATGAACAGCGGGTTTCTCACTATAAAACGTGTACCAACGAACCAGCCGTTACTACTTACAGCCAAAGGATCAGGTAGCGTTTATTACTTTGCTCAAAGTGAAGGTGTTCCGGTCAATCACCCCATTGCGGATGAAGACAAGGGGCTTCAGGTGCGCCGGACTTACCTAGACAGGGATGGCAATCCACTAAGCACTATTCGTCAGAATGATCTGGTGGTCGTAAAAATTACACTTGCCAGCGCAAACGGTCTGAACGTGGAAAACGTAGTGATTACCGACCTGCTGCCCGCTGGTCTGGAAGTAGAAAACCCGCGCTTGACTGAGCAACGCGATATGCCCTGGCTCAAAAACCCGGCTAAGCCTGACCATTTCGATTTACGCGATGACCGGATCAATTTCTACACATCGGCGTCCGGAACCGAGCAAACGTTCTATTATCTGGCCAGAGCCGTTACCAAAGGCCGTTTTGTCTTAGGCCCTGTATCAGCTGATGCTATGTATAACGGCGAGTACAGAAGTTACAACGGTGCAGGGGTAATCGTAGTGCGATGA
- a CDS encoding gamma carbonic anhydrase family protein: MALIKPVHGIYPSFGDNCWFAENATIVGQVTMGRDCTVWFNAVVRGDVNSITLGDRCNVQDGAVIHCTYQRHKTTIGNYVSIAHNAIVHGCTIEDKVLIGMGAIVMDGAVIGTGSIIAAGAIVTQNTIVPPGSIYAGNPARLLKAVSAEHEEIFMRTATNYVMYAGWFKE, translated from the coding sequence ATGGCACTTATAAAACCCGTTCATGGGATTTACCCCTCATTTGGCGACAACTGCTGGTTCGCCGAGAATGCAACCATCGTAGGTCAGGTCACAATGGGACGCGACTGCACTGTCTGGTTCAACGCGGTTGTGCGGGGCGACGTGAATTCAATCACATTAGGCGATCGCTGCAACGTTCAGGACGGTGCTGTTATCCACTGCACCTACCAGCGCCACAAAACCACGATTGGCAATTACGTATCCATCGCCCACAATGCCATTGTTCATGGTTGCACCATTGAAGACAAAGTTCTGATTGGAATGGGGGCCATTGTTATGGATGGAGCCGTTATCGGAACGGGCAGCATTATTGCCGCAGGTGCCATTGTTACGCAGAATACCATTGTACCACCCGGTTCAATTTATGCGGGCAATCCGGCTCGTCTGCTGAAAGCGGTTTCGGCGGAGCATGAAGAGATTTTCATGCGCACAGCTACTAATTATGTCATGTACGCAGGCTGGTTTAAGGAGTAA
- a CDS encoding HupE/UreJ family protein, whose product MDDFFIYLRLGFDHITDPSGYDHVLFVIALCAVYTLQQWRQVLILVTAFTIGHSITLALATLQLITYKTEVIELLIPITILITAITNFFFQEPGYRSLPVSRQTNRPWRYGLALVFGLIHGMGFSNYLRSLLGREADIVKPLLAFNIGLEIGQLVIVGFILTLAYLALNLLRTSRLRWTLILSGFVAGMAASLIINNEYLGELMK is encoded by the coding sequence ATGGACGATTTTTTCATTTACCTTCGCCTTGGCTTCGACCATATCACTGATCCCAGCGGCTACGATCACGTTTTATTCGTTATTGCCTTGTGCGCCGTCTACACGCTTCAGCAGTGGCGACAGGTATTAATTCTAGTGACGGCATTTACCATCGGTCACTCGATTACACTGGCGTTGGCTACGCTTCAGCTTATTACGTATAAAACTGAAGTCATTGAACTACTCATTCCGATCACCATCCTGATCACAGCCATTACCAATTTCTTTTTCCAGGAGCCTGGCTACCGATCGTTGCCAGTTTCTCGGCAAACAAACCGTCCGTGGCGCTATGGTTTGGCCCTGGTTTTTGGCTTAATTCACGGCATGGGTTTTTCAAACTACCTGCGCAGTCTGCTAGGTCGGGAGGCCGACATCGTCAAACCGCTGCTGGCTTTCAACATTGGTCTGGAAATCGGTCAATTAGTGATTGTTGGTTTTATCCTGACGCTAGCCTACTTAGCGCTTAATTTACTCAGAACTAGCCGACTACGCTGGACACTTATCTTGTCGGGTTTTGTAGCAGGAATGGCCGCATCGCTCATTATCAACAACGAGTACCTAGGTGAATTGATGAAGTAG
- a CDS encoding M1 family metallopeptidase, with protein MQKIILLVTSLTIPMWFARAQAPTTQHANTRFEQLGPTLPTPNTFRTASGAPGKDYFQNRADYDIKATLDDTNQKLTASETITYHNNSTDALPYLWLQLDQNLFRPDVISRTSQTGGINAERGASLQQLTANTSLAEKDYGQKITSVRDQSGKALKYTINQTMMRIDLPTPVAPGKSVTFSVDWNFKIVDAKSVGARSGFEYFPKDGNYIYEMAQWFPRLCAYNDVNGWQNKQFLGRGEFTLIFGNYKVAITAPNDHVVGATGELQNPAQVLTATQQKRLTEAKNRGDKAGENPVLVVTQAEAEAAEKGKATGTKTWVYKADNVRDFAFASSRKFIWDALQPTVEGKRVWAMSLYPKEANPLWGQYSTRLIAHTLRSYSRRTFAYPYPVAYSVHGPVGGMEYPMMSFNGARPEADGTYSEGTKNFLISVVIHEVGHNYFPMIVNSDERQWSWMDEGLNSFLEGLACLEWDANFPAHGIDPQYIVPYMQLDSTQQVPIMSSSDNIPGNTFGPNAYTKPATALNILRETVMGRELFDYAFKEYSRRWAFKSPEPADFFRTLEDASGVDLDWFWKGWFYTVQPVDQSLVKVDWYQANSQNPEITKAEARAAAQRRLNTISKQRDALSKDETVVSQDSTMRDFYNQYDPYAVTDEDRKKYQAYVASLSAEERLLAEAGTNFYTLSLQNKGGLPMPVIIRMEFEDGTDSVARFPAEIWRFNDVSIKKVIATPKKVKQWTLDPFYEIADINTEDNSFPPVARPTRFQLFKQQGRGSSASNPMQQQRQQAPARQGTGRN; from the coding sequence ATGCAAAAGATAATTTTGCTAGTAACGAGTTTAACCATTCCAATGTGGTTTGCTCGGGCACAAGCGCCGACGACGCAACATGCCAACACGCGTTTTGAACAGTTGGGACCAACGCTGCCTACACCGAACACATTTCGTACAGCATCCGGAGCACCGGGAAAGGACTACTTTCAGAACCGAGCCGATTATGACATTAAAGCTACGCTGGACGACACCAATCAGAAATTAACCGCTTCGGAAACGATCACGTACCACAACAATTCGACGGATGCTCTTCCCTACCTGTGGTTACAGCTTGATCAGAACCTGTTTCGCCCCGATGTAATTAGCAGAACCTCGCAGACCGGCGGCATAAACGCCGAACGGGGTGCTTCGCTACAGCAACTTACGGCCAATACCAGCCTGGCCGAAAAAGATTACGGTCAGAAAATTACATCGGTACGCGACCAATCGGGCAAAGCGCTTAAATACACGATCAATCAGACAATGATGCGGATTGACTTGCCCACACCCGTAGCTCCGGGCAAGTCCGTAACGTTCTCTGTTGACTGGAACTTTAAAATCGTTGACGCGAAAAGTGTAGGGGCTCGGTCGGGCTTCGAGTACTTTCCGAAAGATGGCAACTACATCTATGAAATGGCCCAGTGGTTCCCACGTTTGTGCGCTTACAACGACGTAAATGGCTGGCAGAACAAGCAGTTTCTGGGACGTGGTGAGTTCACGCTCATCTTCGGCAACTACAAAGTAGCGATCACTGCGCCCAACGACCACGTTGTTGGCGCAACCGGCGAACTGCAAAATCCCGCTCAGGTGTTGACCGCTACGCAGCAGAAGCGCCTGACCGAAGCGAAAAATCGCGGTGATAAAGCGGGCGAAAATCCTGTTCTGGTTGTTACGCAGGCCGAAGCCGAAGCCGCCGAAAAAGGCAAAGCCACGGGTACCAAAACCTGGGTCTACAAAGCCGATAACGTTCGCGATTTTGCCTTTGCCAGCAGTCGCAAGTTTATCTGGGACGCGCTTCAACCAACGGTGGAAGGCAAGCGCGTTTGGGCAATGTCGCTCTATCCGAAAGAAGCAAATCCGCTTTGGGGTCAGTACTCAACGCGGCTTATCGCCCATACGCTACGCTCTTACTCACGTCGGACCTTTGCGTATCCATACCCAGTAGCATACTCCGTTCATGGTCCGGTTGGTGGTATGGAGTACCCAATGATGAGTTTTAACGGGGCTCGTCCAGAAGCCGATGGAACCTACTCCGAAGGCACCAAAAACTTCCTCATTTCGGTCGTTATTCATGAGGTCGGTCATAACTACTTTCCGATGATTGTCAATTCCGACGAACGGCAGTGGTCATGGATGGACGAAGGACTGAACAGCTTTCTCGAAGGTTTGGCCTGTCTCGAATGGGATGCAAATTTCCCGGCGCACGGCATCGACCCACAGTACATTGTGCCGTACATGCAGCTCGATTCTACCCAGCAGGTTCCGATCATGAGCAGTTCGGATAATATTCCGGGCAATACATTCGGTCCGAATGCGTACACCAAACCCGCCACGGCGCTTAACATCCTGCGTGAAACGGTGATGGGCCGCGAACTATTCGACTATGCGTTCAAGGAATATTCGCGTCGGTGGGCCTTCAAATCGCCCGAACCCGCCGACTTCTTCCGCACTCTGGAAGATGCCTCGGGTGTTGATCTGGACTGGTTCTGGAAAGGATGGTTCTACACGGTTCAACCCGTTGACCAATCGCTGGTGAAAGTTGATTGGTATCAGGCCAATTCGCAGAATCCAGAGATCACCAAAGCCGAAGCCCGCGCAGCCGCACAACGTCGACTAAATACGATCAGCAAACAGCGCGACGCGCTCAGCAAAGACGAAACCGTAGTATCGCAGGACAGCACCATGCGTGACTTCTACAATCAGTACGACCCATACGCCGTTACCGACGAAGACCGCAAGAAATATCAGGCTTATGTGGCGTCCTTGTCAGCAGAAGAACGGCTACTCGCTGAAGCGGGTACTAACTTTTACACCTTGTCATTGCAGAACAAAGGTGGTCTGCCGATGCCCGTAATCATCCGGATGGAGTTTGAAGATGGAACTGATTCGGTAGCTCGCTTCCCAGCCGAAATCTGGCGCTTCAACGATGTATCGATCAAGAAAGTAATCGCAACGCCCAAGAAAGTAAAGCAATGGACGCTTGACCCTTTCTACGAAATTGCGGATATTAATACCGAAGACAACTCGTTCCCACCGGTAGCCAGACCGACACGTTTCCAGCTATTCAAGCAGCAGGGACGAGGCAGTAGCGCATCCAATCCGATGCAACAACAACGTCAACAAGCACCAGCCAGACAAGGCACTGGCCGTAATTAA